CCTCTCCTTTTCTagaaccccctcccccctgtcTGCGAGCCAAGGTCACAATATGCGACcagcggttcctctcgtcACATTGAAGCGGGGAGACTCATTTCGTTTTGCGTTCTAATCTATTCACCATGAAATCGATGtggtatcgtcgtcgtcgtctcacGTAGCCGCCGGCGTGGCCCCGGGCTGTCCACTCACGGATAACTGAGAAGTACTCTTACATCTCGAAACGGAGACGCTTGACATCCTCCGCCCACACGCCGCCGGGGCAACTTCTTCGGGTCTTTTGTTCCGTCCTATGAAACGCGGGGGGCTTCGAAGGAATGACAACCTTCCtttaaaataaaaaaaactTCGGCTTTATTGAAATTTGTTCGGGGAAAAGTCTCGGTCAAGTTCCATGCGGTCAGTCATGTCGCGATCTGAGCATATTATCCCGCTAAGCTCTAAATTTGCCGTAGAATCCTGGAGGTTCCAGAGAAAGTTCTCAAAAGTTTTGATATCCAAGCCGTTTCTTTTTAATGTAGGTGGTCGTGGTACATTGCAAAGATGGTGATGTCCTTCCGCGACGGTTGGTTGAGTATCAACGGGTGGACCATTTAGTTGGCTTAGCCCTCGCCTTGCATTGCAGCCTTCAGCTGATGCTAGCTGAAGATCTCAAGAAGTGGTGATTTGACGGACAGCATGTTCTCTGCAATAACAAAAGAGAGTGGTGTGGCCCGGCAcgaaggaaaaggaggagcTGCAGTTTAATTCTGCTGCCTAAAGGCGAGCATGTGCACCGACGGGGCCATCTTAGCACTAATGTACGCCTGTGGAAAAGGAGTCGGGCCTAATGGAGACCTCTTTTCATGCTTGATTACTCGCCCCTTGTTAAGGGAGGAATGACTTGGCCGTTCTGCGGTGCGACTAAGCTCATTGCGTGACCCGTTGCCAATTATGTGTGGGCATGGTTGTTGATCCTGCTCCCCCACGGGAGGGAGCGTTTGATGAAGTCGGCCGAGATTGTAGGCCCGTAAGGGATGCTGAACGGATCCAAAtcaggaaaagaaaagagaaagcAAACCGAAATCTCGATTCGGATGTTGCTGTGCTCTGCCAACTCTTCGAGTCGAAGACGGGAAGCGAGGCAATACGGACTAGCCAGCCTCCTCAAAAACAGTGACATATGTATATCTCGTCTATTGATGCGCTCCAAACTTTGTAGGAGACTGTACATGTACTTAAAAGCCATATCTATGAAAACAATCTTAGTGCTCACCGACTCAAGGGGGCAGACGACATAACCTGCCATCACCCAAGTGCCTTTTCCGTTGCCTCAGCCTCCAAGCCAACTCTCGGCTCCGACTGCAACGGCACAACCATCCCTCCCGCACACAACGCGCCGCTCGTCATTGCCGGCGCAACGGCCTTGACCATATTCCCGCAGTCCCCGACCGCGTACACGCCTGGCACACTCGTCTCACCAAACGGGGGCGTCGTCTTCACGTCACCGTTCTCCGCCATCTCCAGCCCCAGTTGTTCTGCAAAGGGACCGTTGACCTTTGTGAAAGGCCCGTGGGCAAGAAACCTCTCcgtgacctcgtcgccgtcgtccagggTGAGCGTGACGCCGGTGGGGTGCCCGCCTtcgtctccgccgccaccgccggccaTGCGCATCTTTGCAATCCTGCGCGTGTCGAGCTTGAAGGGGTTGCCATCCATGGTGGAGATCTCCGACGCAAGAGAGGAGTTCCCGTGTGTGTAGATTGTGACTTTTTCACCGAGGGGACGGGCCATGTGTCCAATGTGTGTCGCCATCTTGAGGTTCCCCGTCATGCCGAACGCCAGGACGCCGACCCTCTCGGCCCCGCGCTCCTCGAAGCCGTGGCAGAAGAGACAGTGAAAGATCCCGTGGCCCCAACAATCCCCGTATCCCGGGATATCGGGCATGATGTCAGTGACGCCGGTCGCCAGCACCAGCCTCCTGCCGAGCCACGTCTTcccctcggcgtcctcggcgctgaAGAGCCCTTCCTTGACCTTGGACGTCTTCaagacctcgacgtcggcaaAGATCACACTCTCGGCGTACCGCGCCTTGATGTCCTCCCTGGCCTTGGCGCGgaaggcggcgggcgggacgTGGTCGAACCCCAAGACGTTGTGCATGGTCGTCGCGCGGGCGTTGCGGTACAGGCCCGAATCGAAGAGGACCGAGGTGTATAGCTGGCGGGAGAGGGCGGTCGCCGTGGCGAGACCGGCGGGCCCGGCGCCGATAATGAGGACGTCGTGCAGCATTGGGGCCGAGGCGTTGGTTGTCGTCTGGGGGAGGAATTGAGAATGAAAGGCCGTGAGAAGTGTCTGGTGTTGGAGGAATCTCATGTAAGTGCGAAATGTGTAGTGTTGCTTCTTTGTTTGCTTGTATTCTAACGAAAAAACAGAGCGGTACCAACCAGAAAGCACGACTTCGACTTTTATACTTATGGGATTGAGATCGAGTGCGCCGACCTAGTTGACGGGCGGAGGCGCGGGATGTCTCCGAAGATGTAGAAAGTTGCCGAGATAATCGGATCCGATGTGGGGCTGTCCCGCCCCGGCGAGCAAAAGTCTCCGAGGAAAGGTGCCGACGTGGGGGAGCACCAGAAACAGGAATACGAACGTACCCGAGTTCCTGTCATCTAATCTCACAGGTGTTTGGAAATCTTACAAAGCTTCACTCCAACCTTGGACctgcccttcttcgtcgtgACTGCCACGGCCCAACTAGGGGGGCTGTGCGTTTAATTTGGTTTGATAATACATGCCAGCATGCCGTGCTACAACAGGGCTCTGTTTTACCCATTGGATTGAACAGGCTACTCGCAATGCTAGTGAAGTTTTTCCCGTCAAAAACAGGGTGGTCATATCTGTGGATGCTCTTAGAAGATGAGTCGATACGTCGGATCATGCCATGCTTATCTCCGTGTACAAGCTCAAAAGCCTGTGACTGTTTTCATTGCGCCGCGATAGTCGCTCACATGTGCTTCCAAGCCAAACGGTAGAAACACAGGATAACCATGCAAACGTGATCAAGAGTAACTAGCTACGGCAAATCTCAACCCTCGAGAAGGGTCAGGTAAAACGGTAACACTGATTCCAGCTACGCCCAGACTGCGAGCCCAGACTAACCGCTCTTCACCGAAGCGGCAATGACCATCCTCCTATTCAACCCCCCAGGCTTCCCGACAATGTTCTCCGGGATGTGACTGACTTCCACGTTCTCGATATACAAGAACCTCTCTTTGTCACACCCGACCTCCTCAAACCAGCCGGAGAACAATCCTTTACTATAGACGACGTGCCGATTGGTGGTCTTGAGAACCTCATGCTCGAACTTCCCAAGGCTGTCGCCATCCAGGTTTCCGGCCTCCGACTGTGTCTCCATGGCACTCACACTCTCCACGGCAATCAGCACGCCCCCGGGCCTCACCCGCTGTGCAAGCAGCTCCATCATCCGCTTTGGATCTTCGAGATGATGCAGCGCCATGGAAATTATAACCACATCGAAccccgcctcggcggccatcgACCCGTCAGCCGTCAGGTCCCCTGCGACGGCGTGGGCCTGGGCGGGCGAGTACCCCAGCCTCACCGCGCAGTCGTTGAAGCGGCCCACGATGGCGGGggcgatgtcgatgccgaggatCTCATCGACGAAGGGCGCGAGGGCCTGGGTGGTGCAAAAAAAGCCTCAAGTTCAACGGGGATGCCCGTGGATGGCAACGTTCGGACAAGGGAGGACAGAACATACCCAGG
This sequence is a window from Colletotrichum higginsianum IMI 349063 chromosome 8, whole genome shotgun sequence. Protein-coding genes within it:
- a CDS encoding Thioredoxin reductase, producing MLHDVLIIGAGPAGLATATALSRQLYTSVLFDSGLYRNARATTMHNVLGFDHVPPAAFRAKAREDIKARYAESVIFADVEVLKTSKVKEGLFSAEDAEGKTWLGRRLVLATGVTDIMPDIPGYGDCWGHGIFHCLFCHGFEERGAERVGVLAFGMTGNLKMATHIGHMARPLGEKVTIYTHGNSSLASEISTMDGNPFKLDTRRIAKMRMAGGGGGDEGGHPTGVTLTLDDGDEVTERFLAHGPFTKVNGPFAEQLGLEMAENGDVKTTPPFGETSVPGVYAVGDCGNMVKAVAPAMTSGALCAGGMVVPLQSEPRVGLEAEATEKALG
- a CDS encoding Methyltransferase — its product is MTSARPQPTSLAELNRVFWDANVDTFWQQDWLKTFVDQLTRFLRTQAPNLGLRPRDPANPVRLLDYACAYGGASWALAPFVDEILGIDIAPAIVGRFNDCAVRLGYSPAQAHAVAGDLTADGSMAAEAGFDVVIISMALHHLEDPKRMMELLAQRVRPGGVLIAVESVSAMETQSEAGNLDGDSLGKFEHEVLKTTNRHVVYSKGLFSGWFEEVGCDKERFLYIENVEVSHIPENIVGKPGGLNRRMVIAASVKSG